The proteins below come from a single Streptomyces canus genomic window:
- a CDS encoding acyl-CoA dehydrogenase family protein: protein MAMLTFHDESPAQAAGPVHIPEQRRGGRRTSIRPAEGDTSSRRELAHLLFDEEDKERVHGTWRHLLAAKEFRHRPDLSTGERTALSYERLRLVNSLVGSPLALAGDARSLAALHEWVGVADGGVCTLASIHYNLFLGSLLDHQNGIDGRDLSEFTSMRQAGTFLCTELDHGNDAPALQTTAVLDPETGGFILHTPTPGAQKFMPNTSLAGGPKSAVVAARLVIDGEDQGVFLFLTQLSDRDGHLPGIHVRRLPDRTGTPVDHCLTAFEHVRLPREALLESAHGRLDDEGRLDSEVGSARKRFLRSIGRVTAGKLCMSAGTLGMSRAALAIAVRHAHSRFIAGPKLGERVPLAAHRSHHGRLLHGLATAYAMTFLHRTTVSRWMHHAPQDRADVERLVAIVKGWITWQARAVTTEARERCGAQGLFPVNGISELAQNIEGGITAEGDNLVIWVKAGSEMLFGQGVEHRPHPPVPPVGRSLTSLPFLRDLLAELVVLWQSRARTALRQGPKGDPLGRWNEASGPALEMVSVYAALQAADAFIEAAARAESDATRTVLENLCRLFLLRQIEGRTGDLLAEGHLAADHVRTFPYLVNDVIAGLAPHMMTLADAFDLPSEFLDAVPIATGRRLGDKPDEWARRTHLWE, encoded by the coding sequence ATGGCCATGCTGACGTTCCATGACGAGAGTCCCGCCCAGGCGGCGGGGCCGGTGCACATACCCGAGCAGCGGCGCGGGGGACGCCGCACCAGCATCAGACCGGCAGAGGGCGACACATCCTCCCGCCGGGAACTGGCGCACCTGCTCTTCGACGAGGAGGACAAGGAGCGCGTCCACGGGACATGGCGGCACCTGCTCGCCGCGAAGGAGTTCCGTCACCGCCCCGACCTGTCCACCGGCGAGCGCACAGCCCTCTCCTACGAGCGCCTACGGCTGGTCAACTCCCTGGTCGGCTCCCCGCTGGCCCTGGCGGGGGACGCGCGGTCACTTGCCGCGCTGCACGAGTGGGTCGGCGTGGCGGACGGGGGCGTGTGCACCCTCGCCAGCATCCACTACAACCTGTTCCTGGGCAGTCTGCTCGACCACCAGAACGGCATTGACGGGCGGGACCTCTCCGAGTTCACCTCGATGCGGCAGGCAGGAACGTTTCTCTGTACGGAACTAGACCACGGCAACGACGCTCCGGCCCTGCAGACCACCGCCGTGCTCGACCCCGAGACCGGTGGCTTCATTCTGCACACGCCGACCCCCGGCGCCCAGAAGTTCATGCCGAACACCAGCCTGGCCGGCGGACCCAAGAGCGCCGTCGTCGCCGCCCGTCTCGTGATCGACGGCGAGGACCAGGGAGTCTTCCTTTTCCTTACTCAGCTGAGCGACCGGGACGGCCATCTCCCCGGGATTCACGTTCGCAGGCTCCCGGACCGTACCGGCACGCCCGTGGACCACTGTCTCACCGCCTTCGAGCACGTACGACTCCCCCGAGAGGCCCTACTGGAGTCAGCACACGGCCGCCTCGACGACGAAGGCCGCCTCGATAGTGAGGTCGGCAGCGCTCGCAAACGTTTCCTGCGCTCGATCGGTCGCGTCACCGCCGGGAAGCTCTGCATGAGTGCAGGAACACTCGGTATGTCCCGTGCGGCCCTGGCCATCGCCGTACGTCACGCCCACTCACGCTTCATCGCCGGCCCGAAGCTCGGTGAGCGGGTGCCACTGGCAGCGCACCGCAGCCACCACGGCCGCCTGCTCCACGGCCTCGCCACGGCGTACGCGATGACCTTCCTCCACCGCACGACGGTGTCCCGCTGGATGCACCACGCCCCGCAGGACCGGGCGGACGTCGAGCGGCTCGTTGCCATCGTGAAGGGATGGATCACCTGGCAGGCCCGGGCCGTGACGACCGAGGCCCGCGAACGCTGCGGGGCCCAGGGCCTCTTCCCCGTGAACGGCATCTCCGAGCTGGCCCAGAACATCGAAGGCGGGATCACCGCGGAGGGGGACAACCTCGTCATCTGGGTGAAGGCCGGGTCCGAGATGCTCTTCGGGCAGGGAGTGGAGCACCGTCCTCATCCCCCCGTCCCGCCCGTCGGCAGGTCGCTGACCAGTCTTCCCTTCCTGCGCGACCTCCTCGCCGAGCTCGTGGTGCTCTGGCAGTCCCGTGCCCGTACGGCGCTGCGCCAGGGCCCGAAGGGCGATCCGCTCGGCCGGTGGAACGAGGCCTCCGGTCCCGCCCTGGAGATGGTCTCGGTCTACGCCGCCCTACAGGCCGCGGACGCCTTCATTGAGGCGGCGGCCCGGGCGGAGAGCGACGCGACGCGCACGGTCCTGGAGAACCTCTGTCGGCTGTTCCTGCTCCGTCAGATCGAGGGCCGCACGGGCGATCTGCTCGCGGAGGGCCATCTGGCCGCCGACCACGTCCGTACGTTCCCGTATCTTGTCAACGATGTCATCGCTGGCCTGGCACCGCACATGATGACCCTGGCAGACGCTTTCGACCTGCCCTCCGAGTTCCTGGACGCCGTCCCGATCGCCACCGGCAGGCGGCTCGGGGACAAGCCGGACGAGTGGGCTCGCCGCACCCACCTTTGGGAGTAA
- a CDS encoding ScbR family autoregulator-binding transcription factor, producing the protein MARQLRAEQTRATIITAAAELFDRHGYESTSLSDIVEHAQVTKGALYFHFAAKEDLAHAIMELQSKASHEVTNDLDGRDYSSLETLMRITFGIARLSVEGPIPRAGLRLATEGAAVRPPLKHPFMEWQDIATRKLTGAVKEADVRPDIDVEAVAKSLVSFFVGTRVVGRSLEPVAHQPRRLAEMWHLTIRGLVPVTRRARYLNLAARLEREMRVA; encoded by the coding sequence ATGGCGAGGCAGTTACGCGCCGAGCAGACCCGCGCGACGATCATCACGGCCGCAGCAGAGCTGTTCGACCGCCATGGCTACGAGTCGACCAGCCTGAGCGACATCGTCGAACATGCCCAAGTCACCAAGGGCGCCCTCTACTTCCACTTCGCGGCCAAGGAGGACCTCGCCCACGCCATCATGGAGCTGCAGTCCAAGGCCTCGCACGAGGTGACGAACGATCTGGACGGGCGGGACTACTCCTCGCTCGAGACCCTGATGCGCATCACCTTCGGCATCGCCCGGCTGTCCGTCGAGGGCCCGATCCCGCGGGCCGGGCTCCGCCTCGCCACCGAGGGAGCCGCCGTCCGGCCGCCGCTGAAGCACCCCTTCATGGAATGGCAGGACATCGCCACCCGCAAACTGACCGGTGCGGTGAAGGAGGCCGACGTTCGCCCAGACATAGACGTCGAGGCCGTCGCCAAATCCCTCGTCAGCTTCTTCGTCGGTACCCGCGTGGTGGGCCGCTCCCTCGAACCCGTCGCCCACCAGCCCCGCAGACTGGCCGAGATGTGGCACCTCACGATCCGCGGCCTGGTCCCGGTGACCCGCCGCGCCCGCTATCTGAACCTCGCCGCGCGCCTGGAGCGGGAGATGAGAGTGGCCTGA
- a CDS encoding DUF6009 family protein, with translation MSSLIDADEISHESELVWLEDIDTLEYVRQSLDRLPTRKGRPAYHRDGRMVGYAILGPDAKASRASGTFRRRVFWLLPHDRDTEPEGLYAKSAPAEAVDPRTLQPRVKGYKTERSEGGPPSVAMQELGIQLPL, from the coding sequence ATGAGTTCCCTGATCGACGCGGACGAGATCAGCCACGAGAGCGAACTCGTCTGGCTGGAAGACATCGACACCCTCGAGTACGTCCGCCAGAGCCTGGACCGCCTGCCCACCCGTAAAGGCCGCCCCGCCTACCACCGCGACGGCCGCATGGTCGGCTACGCCATCCTGGGCCCCGACGCCAAAGCCTCCCGCGCCTCCGGCACCTTCCGTCGCCGCGTCTTCTGGCTCCTGCCCCACGACCGCGACACCGAACCCGAAGGCCTGTACGCCAAAAGCGCGCCCGCCGAAGCAGTTGACCCCCGCACCCTCCAACCCCGGGTCAAGGGCTACAAGACCGAACGCTCCGAAGGCGGCCCACCCTCCGTCGCCATGCAGGAACTCGGCATACAACTCCCGCTGTAG
- a CDS encoding DNA primase family protein: MTSPNRDTLFDFNPDAVAAQILAQGPLPVPAQTATDRPAAEATPAGLVPDTLTDRGNAKLFVKLYANDYRHVPKIGWYRWDTTRWQIDEDDSILWAAGDLAENIATHDPRGLFTTTALHKHRTRALSTTGMNAMLSQAKSAPGMVLKPDRLDADPYALCTPQGVVDLRTGLMTPPDPNKDFHSRSTTVAPQQMPTPRWMRFLTDTFGDDTEGLEMIDYLHLLLGYSITGDVGAQVLPFLWGAGKNGKSVLLDAFMKLLGDYADAAPPGFLMAKPFEGHPTDLAELHGRRVYVCSEIKPGDKFDEARVKHLTGGDRIKARRMRQDPFSFDPTHKLWLLGNHKPEVGTGGFAFWRRMRLIPFERVVSDDRKIDNLADLLVMEEGPGILAWLIDGARRYLAGDRDLTGPERVRIATTAYAVTEDHTGRFYEECCRQGPDLRAEQTTLYSAYKTWCHNEGTQVISSRAFAARTRELVGLASPKEMKVSNQRKYYPGIGLLTDEEREAGL; encoded by the coding sequence GTGACCTCGCCCAACCGCGACACACTCTTCGACTTCAACCCCGATGCCGTCGCCGCCCAGATCCTCGCCCAGGGCCCTCTCCCCGTGCCCGCGCAGACGGCGACCGACCGGCCCGCCGCCGAGGCAACCCCGGCCGGCCTGGTACCCGACACCCTGACCGACCGCGGCAACGCCAAGCTCTTCGTCAAGCTCTACGCCAACGACTACCGCCACGTCCCCAAGATCGGCTGGTACCGGTGGGACACCACCCGCTGGCAGATCGACGAAGACGACTCCATCCTGTGGGCCGCCGGTGACCTCGCCGAGAACATCGCCACCCACGACCCCCGCGGCCTGTTCACCACCACCGCCCTGCACAAACACCGCACCCGCGCCCTGTCCACCACCGGCATGAACGCCATGCTCTCCCAGGCCAAGTCGGCACCCGGCATGGTCCTCAAACCCGACCGCCTGGACGCCGACCCCTACGCGCTGTGCACCCCGCAGGGCGTCGTCGACCTGCGCACCGGCCTGATGACGCCCCCTGACCCGAACAAGGACTTCCACTCCCGCTCCACCACCGTCGCCCCCCAGCAGATGCCCACCCCCCGCTGGATGCGCTTTTTGACCGACACCTTCGGCGACGACACCGAAGGCCTCGAAATGATCGACTACCTGCACCTGTTGCTCGGGTACTCGATCACCGGCGACGTCGGAGCCCAGGTCCTGCCCTTCCTGTGGGGAGCAGGCAAGAACGGCAAGTCCGTCTTGCTGGACGCTTTCATGAAACTGCTCGGCGACTACGCCGACGCCGCCCCGCCCGGCTTCCTGATGGCCAAGCCCTTCGAAGGCCACCCCACCGACCTCGCCGAGCTCCACGGCAGGCGCGTGTACGTCTGCTCGGAGATCAAGCCCGGCGACAAGTTCGACGAAGCCCGCGTCAAACACCTCACCGGCGGCGACCGCATCAAAGCCCGCCGCATGCGTCAGGACCCCTTCAGCTTCGACCCCACCCACAAACTCTGGCTCCTGGGCAACCACAAACCCGAAGTCGGCACCGGAGGCTTCGCGTTCTGGCGTCGCATGCGCCTGATCCCCTTCGAACGCGTCGTCTCCGACGACCGCAAGATCGACAACCTGGCCGACCTCCTCGTCATGGAGGAAGGCCCCGGCATCCTCGCCTGGCTCATCGACGGCGCCCGCCGTTACCTCGCCGGCGACCGCGACCTCACCGGACCCGAACGCGTCCGCATCGCCACCACCGCCTACGCCGTCACCGAAGACCACACCGGCCGCTTCTACGAGGAATGCTGCCGCCAGGGCCCCGACCTCAGAGCCGAGCAGACCACGCTCTACAGCGCCTACAAGACCTGGTGCCACAATGAAGGAACGCAAGTCATCTCCTCACGAGCCTTCGCCGCCCGCACCCGCGAACTGGTCGGACTGGCCTCACCGAAGGAGATGAAGGTGTCCAACCAGCGCAAGTACTACCCGGGCATCGGACTGCTCACCGACGAGGAGAGGGAAGCAGGCCTATGA
- a CDS encoding bifunctional DNA primase/polymerase has protein sequence MVAARSLAIAGWCARRGWPVHPLAAGRKTPAANCGECREHTHSPAQCPCLPAGRWCHGFHAATLDQQRITRWWGADPDLGVGVACGPAGLVVIDIDAHSAAPPSRHRILPGITIGDHIDLAGLANGFHTLAVLAALRGRPNPADDTATLRVRTPSGGLHVWYRSTDNRRWQCSSGSSQGRALAWQVDVRAHGGYIIAPGTTTRHGTYTPLGDAREPTPLPAWLAQELERTGHLPAPTVPAPRPVPPRAQQAVLAAGGGRARLSHVLAAILAPVQECGRASEGTGFSDALNRAAYTLGGLVAAGRLLQDEAEQALRETATAVRPGQERRAEQIIRSGMTEGLKRPLHATSGRRQ, from the coding sequence TTGGTAGCCGCCCGGTCGCTGGCCATTGCGGGATGGTGCGCACGCCGTGGCTGGCCAGTCCACCCCCTCGCTGCGGGCCGTAAGACACCGGCCGCGAACTGCGGCGAGTGCCGTGAGCACACGCACTCTCCGGCACAGTGCCCCTGTCTGCCCGCGGGGCGGTGGTGCCACGGCTTTCACGCTGCGACCCTCGACCAGCAGCGGATCACCCGGTGGTGGGGTGCCGACCCCGACCTCGGTGTCGGTGTGGCCTGCGGCCCGGCGGGCCTGGTGGTCATCGACATCGACGCCCACTCCGCCGCGCCTCCCAGCCGGCACCGGATCCTGCCGGGCATCACGATCGGCGACCACATCGACCTGGCCGGTCTGGCCAACGGCTTCCACACCCTCGCCGTCCTGGCTGCTCTGCGCGGCCGGCCGAACCCCGCCGACGACACCGCGACCCTGCGCGTGCGTACCCCTTCCGGCGGGCTGCACGTGTGGTACCGGAGCACCGACAACCGCCGCTGGCAGTGCTCTTCAGGCTCCAGCCAGGGCCGAGCCCTGGCCTGGCAGGTCGACGTCCGCGCACACGGCGGATACATCATCGCCCCCGGCACCACCACCCGCCACGGCACCTACACCCCCCTTGGCGATGCCCGGGAACCCACCCCGCTACCGGCCTGGCTCGCGCAGGAACTCGAACGCACCGGTCACCTGCCCGCCCCCACCGTCCCCGCCCCCCGCCCGGTCCCGCCCCGCGCGCAGCAGGCCGTCCTTGCCGCGGGCGGCGGTCGCGCCCGCCTCTCCCACGTCCTGGCCGCGATCCTGGCCCCGGTCCAGGAGTGCGGGCGTGCCTCGGAGGGCACCGGTTTCTCCGACGCCCTCAACCGGGCCGCCTACACCCTCGGTGGCCTCGTGGCCGCCGGCCGCCTCCTCCAGGACGAAGCCGAGCAGGCCCTGCGCGAGACCGCGACCGCGGTGCGTCCCGGCCAGGAACGCCGCGCCGAGCAGATCATCCGCAGCGGCATGACCGAAGGCCTCAAGCGCCCCCTGCACGCCACGTCAGGGAGGCGCCAGTGA
- a CDS encoding HAD family hydrolase translates to MTPDTTWIEPEIASAEDLRKLIAPVRYVLWDLDGPMCRLFAGHPAPRVAHGLVTTVERAGQPELLTMKERLLKDPHAMLTGISRRHPNSDLLTELEEWLTRQELVAVPGAFPTPHADPLIRKWSALGVQFAVTTNNSARAAAAYVDTRRLADCFPYIIGRTRDLHLMKPHPHSLLQALDVMDANPSEALMVGDAPTDYAAARAADVRFLGYAGNRPKVVALRKAGAEPSCIVRSLKDVWDALTS, encoded by the coding sequence GTGACCCCTGATACGACCTGGATTGAACCGGAGATAGCCTCGGCTGAGGATCTCCGCAAATTGATCGCACCGGTCCGTTACGTCTTATGGGATCTCGACGGTCCGATGTGCCGGTTGTTCGCAGGGCATCCCGCCCCCAGAGTGGCTCACGGACTGGTCACCACAGTCGAGCGAGCCGGCCAGCCTGAACTGTTGACTATGAAGGAACGTTTGCTTAAAGACCCGCATGCCATGCTGACGGGCATCAGCCGACGTCATCCGAACAGCGACCTGCTCACGGAGTTGGAGGAGTGGCTCACCCGGCAGGAACTCGTGGCTGTCCCCGGCGCCTTCCCGACCCCCCACGCAGACCCCCTCATTCGGAAGTGGTCAGCTCTGGGTGTCCAGTTCGCCGTGACGACGAACAACTCCGCCCGGGCAGCTGCCGCCTACGTTGACACCCGCCGCCTTGCCGACTGCTTTCCGTACATCATCGGGCGAACGCGTGACCTCCACTTGATGAAGCCGCACCCCCACTCCTTGCTGCAGGCGCTCGACGTGATGGATGCGAACCCGTCGGAGGCGCTGATGGTCGGTGACGCGCCGACAGACTATGCAGCGGCACGGGCGGCCGACGTTCGCTTCCTGGGGTACGCGGGCAACCGGCCAAAGGTTGTCGCACTTCGAAAGGCAGGGGCGGAGCCTTCGTGCATCGTGCGCTCTTTGAAAGACGTTTGGGACGCGCTCACGTCTTAG
- a CDS encoding dihydrofolate reductase family protein — MRKLVYYVGASIDGYIAGPDGQSDFFPFGGEKQDAEYSEWVNARYPETVPTIMRPQAGLVGAPNQRFDTVVMGLGSYQPALNQGIPSPYKHMRQYVVSSSLGHAPDPAVTVIGDPLGLVRSLKKEKGKDIWLCGGGRLAGSVLTELDELIVKSYPVVAGGGTPMFDGPFDPTRFSVTTRESFANDVTITWLKADR, encoded by the coding sequence TTGCGCAAGCTCGTGTACTACGTCGGGGCCAGCATCGACGGCTACATCGCAGGCCCCGACGGGCAGTCCGACTTCTTCCCTTTCGGCGGGGAGAAGCAGGACGCGGAGTACTCGGAATGGGTCAATGCGCGGTACCCCGAGACCGTGCCCACGATCATGCGACCGCAGGCCGGTCTGGTGGGTGCCCCCAACCAACGCTTCGACACCGTCGTGATGGGCCTGGGTTCCTATCAACCGGCTCTGAACCAGGGGATTCCGAGCCCGTACAAGCACATGCGTCAGTACGTCGTGTCCAGCTCGCTCGGTCACGCCCCCGATCCCGCCGTCACCGTCATCGGCGATCCACTCGGCCTCGTGCGCTCCCTCAAGAAGGAGAAGGGGAAGGACATCTGGCTGTGCGGCGGTGGCCGGCTGGCCGGTTCCGTGCTGACCGAGCTCGACGAGCTGATCGTCAAGAGCTACCCCGTGGTCGCCGGGGGAGGGACTCCGATGTTCGATGGGCCCTTCGACCCCACGCGGTTCTCCGTGACCACCAGGGAGTCGTTCGCCAACGATGTCACGATCACCTGGCTGAAGGCAGACCGTTAG